A region of uncultured Anaeromusa sp. DNA encodes the following proteins:
- a CDS encoding sulfite exporter TauE/SafE family protein → MEVSTERIVLYGVLAGVLSGMLGIGGGIVLVPIMVSLLGLSQHEAHATSLAVIIPTAAASALIYGLHGQLDFSIAAMLTVGSVVGAALGSRWMSKIPAAQLKRMFGVFLILVGLRMVVGG, encoded by the coding sequence GTGGAAGTGTCTACAGAACGCATTGTGCTTTACGGAGTGTTGGCTGGCGTGCTGAGCGGTATGCTTGGCATTGGCGGCGGCATTGTGTTGGTGCCTATTATGGTATCTCTTCTTGGCTTATCCCAACATGAGGCTCACGCTACGTCTTTGGCGGTGATCATTCCAACGGCGGCTGCCAGCGCACTCATCTATGGCTTGCACGGCCAACTGGATTTTAGTATTGCGGCTATGTTGACTGTAGGCAGTGTCGTCGGTGCCGCTTTGGGTTCTCGCTGGATGTCTAAAATACCTGCCGCGCAGCTTAAACGCATGTTTGGTGTGTTTTTGATTCTTGTGGGCCTGCGAATGGTGGTGGGCGGTTGA